One window from the genome of Magnolia sinica isolate HGM2019 chromosome 4, MsV1, whole genome shotgun sequence encodes:
- the LOC131243815 gene encoding pentatricopeptide repeat-containing protein At3g56550 isoform X2: protein MSKINSILSLLQGCNGMKRLHKIHAQILVNGYRHDPSISLKLLSFCAVSISGNLRYARLLFDQMPNLQTPAWNSIIRGYSQSHFPLEAIFLYNRMIEEGQSSPDTFTFSFLLKACERATAEKKCREVHGSIIRTGFASDVMVSTNLMRCYGGNEGIEMARRVFDEMSARDLVAWNAMISCYSQAGLHDDALKIYDEMKILDLGLDEFTVVGLLSSCAHVGALNFGLRMHRFADQNGFLDNVFVGNALIDMYAKCGSLDGARQVFDRMRRRDVLTWNSIIVGLGVNGHGDEATSYFRRMLAVGLRPNSVTFLGLLCGCSHQGLIEEGAEYFRMMSSEFNLKPGIKHYGCMVDLFGRAGKLESALEMIRNSPSGEDPVLWRTLLSACKIHQNVEMGEAAMTNLVRIKASNAGDCILLCRMYAEAGNWQGVVRMRKLIKDQGIKTTPGWSWIEVKGSIRRFVVGDKSHNDYEEIHQKLKEMIHRAALVGYVEEKFAMTVPESLEQWSEDSDHYHSEKLAIAFGLAKTPEGMTLRVVKNLRVCKDCHSLTKFISKAFSREIIVRDRVDEIHLKGFH from the exons atgtcaaaaatcAACAGCATCCTGTCTCTCTTGCAAGGTTGCAACGGCATGAAAAGGCTTCATAAAATCCACGCTCAAATTCTCGTTAACGGTTATCGACACGACCCTTCTATCTCCCTAAAGCTCCTTAGTTTCTGTGCAGTTTCTATATCCGGAAACCTCAGATATGCTCGCCTTCTGTTCGATCAAATGCCGAACCTACAAACCCCAGCTTGGAATTCTATCATCAGAGGCTACTCTCAAAGCCATTTCCCTCTAGAAGCCATCTTCCTCTACAATAGAATGATTGAAGAGGGACAATCTTCCCCGGATACCTTCACTTTCTCGTTCCTACTCAAGGCCTGTGAGAGAGCGACGGCCGAGAAGAAATGCAGAGAGGTTCATGGATCGATTATCCGAACTGGGTTTGCGTCGGATGTCATGGTATCCACGAATCTCATGAGGTGTTATGGTGGGAATGAGGGAATTGAAATGGCAAGGAGGGTGTTCGACGAAATGAGTGCGAGAGACTTGGTGGCCTGGAATGCGATGATTTCTTGTTATTCTCAAGCGGGATTGCATGATGATGCACTGAAGATTTATGATGAGATGAAAATTTTGGATTTGGGTTTGGATGAATTCACTGTCGTCGGACTGCTTTCATCTTGTGCCCATGTGGGGGCCTTGAATTTTGGTCTGAGAATGCATAGATTTGCTGATCAAAATGGATTCTTGGACAATGTGTTTGTGGGTAATGCTCTTATTGATATGTATGCAAAGTGCGGCAGCTTGGATGGGGCTCGCCAGGTTTTTGACAGGATGCGGAGGCGAGATGTGCTTACATGGAATTCGATCATAGTTGGATTGGGAGTTAACGGTCATGGTGATGAGGCAACATCGTATTTCAGGAGGATGCTGGCAGTTGGATTGAGGCCAAATTCCGTCACATTTCTTGGGTTGCTATGTGGGTGCAGTCACCAAGGCCTTATCGAGGAAGGTGCCGAGTATTTTCGCATGATGAGCTCTGAATTCAATCTGAAGCCCGGAATTAAGCATTATGGGTGCATGGTGGACTTGTTTGGACGTGCCGGCAAACTTGAGAGTGCGCTTGAAATGATTAGGAACTCGCCTTCTGGTGAAGATCCTGTCCTATGGCGGACCTTGCTAAGTGCCTGTAAGATCCATCAAAACGTGGAAATGGGTGAAGCTGCTATGACGAATCTTGTTCGGATCAAGGCTAGTAATGCAGGGGACTGCATTCTTCTCTGTAGAATGTATGCTGAAGCGGGGAACTGGCAAGGTGTAGTAAGGATGAGAAAATTGATTAAGGATCAAGGAATCAAGACCACACCTGGTTGGAGCTGGATCGAGGTCAAGGGCAGCATTCGTAGATTTGTCGTGGGTGATAAGTCACACAATGATTACGAAGAAATTCACCAGAAGTTGAAGGAGATGATCCATCGAGCAGCTTTGGTGGGTTACGTGGAAGAGAAATTTGCAATGACAGTGCCGGAATCCCTTGAGCAATGGTCAGAAGACTCAGATCATTATCATAGCGAGAAGCTGGCGATTGCCTTTGGATTGGCTAAAACTCCAGAGGGCATGACTCTTCGAGTCGTGAAGAATTTGAGGGTGTGTAAAGATTGCCATTCGTTGACGAAATTCATCTCAAAGGCTTTCAGTCGAGAGATAATTGTGAGGGATCGG GTAGACGAAATCCATCTCAAGGGCTTTCACTGA
- the LOC131243815 gene encoding pentatricopeptide repeat-containing protein At3g56550 isoform X1 encodes MSKINSILSLLQGCNGMKRLHKIHAQILVNGYRHDPSISLKLLSFCAVSISGNLRYARLLFDQMPNLQTPAWNSIIRGYSQSHFPLEAIFLYNRMIEEGQSSPDTFTFSFLLKACERATAEKKCREVHGSIIRTGFASDVMVSTNLMRCYGGNEGIEMARRVFDEMSARDLVAWNAMISCYSQAGLHDDALKIYDEMKILDLGLDEFTVVGLLSSCAHVGALNFGLRMHRFADQNGFLDNVFVGNALIDMYAKCGSLDGARQVFDRMRRRDVLTWNSIIVGLGVNGHGDEATSYFRRMLAVGLRPNSVTFLGLLCGCSHQGLIEEGAEYFRMMSSEFNLKPGIKHYGCMVDLFGRAGKLESALEMIRNSPSGEDPVLWRTLLSACKIHQNVEMGEAAMTNLVRIKASNAGDCILLCRMYAEAGNWQGVVRMRKLIKDQGIKTTPGWSWIEVKGSIRRFVVGDKSHNDYEEIHQKLKEMIHRAALVGYVEEKFAMTVPESLEQWSEDSDHYHSEKLAIAFGLAKTPEGMTLRVVKNLRVCKDCHSLTKFISKAFSREIIVRDRVRFHHFKDGFCSCNDYW; translated from the coding sequence atgtcaaaaatcAACAGCATCCTGTCTCTCTTGCAAGGTTGCAACGGCATGAAAAGGCTTCATAAAATCCACGCTCAAATTCTCGTTAACGGTTATCGACACGACCCTTCTATCTCCCTAAAGCTCCTTAGTTTCTGTGCAGTTTCTATATCCGGAAACCTCAGATATGCTCGCCTTCTGTTCGATCAAATGCCGAACCTACAAACCCCAGCTTGGAATTCTATCATCAGAGGCTACTCTCAAAGCCATTTCCCTCTAGAAGCCATCTTCCTCTACAATAGAATGATTGAAGAGGGACAATCTTCCCCGGATACCTTCACTTTCTCGTTCCTACTCAAGGCCTGTGAGAGAGCGACGGCCGAGAAGAAATGCAGAGAGGTTCATGGATCGATTATCCGAACTGGGTTTGCGTCGGATGTCATGGTATCCACGAATCTCATGAGGTGTTATGGTGGGAATGAGGGAATTGAAATGGCAAGGAGGGTGTTCGACGAAATGAGTGCGAGAGACTTGGTGGCCTGGAATGCGATGATTTCTTGTTATTCTCAAGCGGGATTGCATGATGATGCACTGAAGATTTATGATGAGATGAAAATTTTGGATTTGGGTTTGGATGAATTCACTGTCGTCGGACTGCTTTCATCTTGTGCCCATGTGGGGGCCTTGAATTTTGGTCTGAGAATGCATAGATTTGCTGATCAAAATGGATTCTTGGACAATGTGTTTGTGGGTAATGCTCTTATTGATATGTATGCAAAGTGCGGCAGCTTGGATGGGGCTCGCCAGGTTTTTGACAGGATGCGGAGGCGAGATGTGCTTACATGGAATTCGATCATAGTTGGATTGGGAGTTAACGGTCATGGTGATGAGGCAACATCGTATTTCAGGAGGATGCTGGCAGTTGGATTGAGGCCAAATTCCGTCACATTTCTTGGGTTGCTATGTGGGTGCAGTCACCAAGGCCTTATCGAGGAAGGTGCCGAGTATTTTCGCATGATGAGCTCTGAATTCAATCTGAAGCCCGGAATTAAGCATTATGGGTGCATGGTGGACTTGTTTGGACGTGCCGGCAAACTTGAGAGTGCGCTTGAAATGATTAGGAACTCGCCTTCTGGTGAAGATCCTGTCCTATGGCGGACCTTGCTAAGTGCCTGTAAGATCCATCAAAACGTGGAAATGGGTGAAGCTGCTATGACGAATCTTGTTCGGATCAAGGCTAGTAATGCAGGGGACTGCATTCTTCTCTGTAGAATGTATGCTGAAGCGGGGAACTGGCAAGGTGTAGTAAGGATGAGAAAATTGATTAAGGATCAAGGAATCAAGACCACACCTGGTTGGAGCTGGATCGAGGTCAAGGGCAGCATTCGTAGATTTGTCGTGGGTGATAAGTCACACAATGATTACGAAGAAATTCACCAGAAGTTGAAGGAGATGATCCATCGAGCAGCTTTGGTGGGTTACGTGGAAGAGAAATTTGCAATGACAGTGCCGGAATCCCTTGAGCAATGGTCAGAAGACTCAGATCATTATCATAGCGAGAAGCTGGCGATTGCCTTTGGATTGGCTAAAACTCCAGAGGGCATGACTCTTCGAGTCGTGAAGAATTTGAGGGTGTGTAAAGATTGCCATTCGTTGACGAAATTCATCTCAAAGGCTTTCAGTCGAGAGATAATTGTGAGGGATCGGGTTCGCTTCCATCACTTCAAAGACGGGTTTTGTTCGTGCAATGATTATTGGTGA
- the LOC131243816 gene encoding uncharacterized protein LOC131243816: protein MKCTTFLLFNCEGRCEQKISLIHEFLGFFWKGSLSEGWFTNVLWLSGVEFDLQEELEGFQTFLPLENLVVKLFNEFYLLRNKENLRISYAAERTLLLCCIFSGGVAAPPHGKFSA, encoded by the exons ATGAAATGCACCACTTTCCTTCTTTTTAACTGTGAGGGAAGATGCGAACAAAAGATCTCTTTAATTCACGAG TTTCTAGGATTTTTTTGGAAAGGAAGTTTGTCCGAAGGCTGGTTTACAAATGTTCTGTGGTTGTCTGGTGTGGAGTTTGATCTTCAAGAAGAGCTTGAGGGATTTCAAACATTTCTGCCTTTGGAGAATCTCGTCGTCAAGCTGTTCAACGAGTTTTACCTCCTTAGAAACAAGGAGAATCTACGCATTTCTTACGCGGCGGAGCGAACTCTTCTATTGTGTTGCATTTTCTCTGGCGGCGTAGCAGCACCCCCTCATGGGAAGTTTTCGGCATAA
- the LOC131243814 gene encoding ethylene receptor 2-like, translated as MSSGCGCTEEEYNLGGLMSIWNILQCQRASDFLISLAYFSIPLELCYFVSCSSIFPFSWIFLQFGAFIVLCGLTHFVNGWTYAPHSFHLMLVLTVLKFLTALVSCATSITLVTLLPQMLRVMVREGLLRKKTKELRYEVGMMKRQEEASWHVRMLTREIRRSLDRHTILYTTLIELSKLLFLENCAVWMPDEERRVLNLTHELKRMDGGDRLTIPLDDPDIAEVIERKGVRVLGLDSRLRRVFGSGEVTAVRVPILRVSNFKGGTPEMVEECYGVLVLVLPLGRGRDWALHELEIIEVVADQVAVALSHAAVLEESVRMREKLMEQNMVHQRARQEVLLAREARDAFKKVISQEMAAPSRSITAILSCLEHDDLRPDQQAVVDVMMKSSLLLSTYIEDVADVSNMVDSRLELESRPFSLHSMLRDVINILKLWCTFRGVCFDFDVPKDTPDCVVGDDKRVVQAVLFMVGNVVLYGDPGNVILRLCVLGGPDPKYLAWKRSMGDDFVWLRFEVSRIDSEEDVSSLVMQKDGEYSGWTVAHGLSFTICKKLAELMHGTVTALPTPEGHHRNINMTIRLQLRRSQGGTIQSKYPHHETSGFLFKGMDILLADGDSFNQSITRKLLEKMGCHLFVASSWYECLDTLHQNVGEFHLLLIDLNMLEESIHEMSARVRKLQSGSWRLIIGLTLKANQEIRDRCRQNGIHGVICKPVVLQEMEDELQRIIQHGGQLPGPLLHGSDPQS; from the exons ATGTCCTCCGGCTGCGGATGCACCGAGGAGGAGTACAATCTCGGCGGACTGATGTCGATATGGAACATCCTCCAATGCCAGAGGGCGAGCGACTTCCTAATTTCCCTCGCCTACTTCTCCATACCGCTCGAGCTCTGCTACTTCGTCTCCTGTTCGTCTATCTTCCCCTTCAGCTGGATATTCCTTCAGTTCGGCGCGTTTATCGTTCTCTGCGGTCTGACCCACTTCGTTAACGGATGGACTTACGCCCCTCATTCCTTCCACCTCATGCTCGTGCTAACGGTGTTAAAATTCCTAACGGCGCTGGTATCCTGCGCCACCTCGATCACGTTAGtcacgctcctgcctcagatgCTGCGCGTGATGGTAAGGGAAGGGCTGCTGAGGAAGAAGACGAAAGAGCTGAGGTACGAGGTCGGGATGATGAAGCGCCAGGAGGAGGCCAGCTGGCATGTACGGATGCTGACAAGGGAGATCCGACGGTCTCTCGACCGCCACACGATCCTTTATACCACCCTCATCGAGCTTTCCAAGTTGTTGTTCTTGGAGAATTGCGCGGTTTGGATGCCGGACGAAGAGCGGAGGGTTTTGAATCTGACGCACGAGctgaagaggatggacggcgggGATCGATTGACGATCCCCCTCGATGATCCAGACATCGCTGAGGTGATCGAACGGAAGGGGGTTAGGGTTCTTGGGTTGGATTCGAGGCTGCGGCGGGTTTTCGGTTCAGGGGAAGTGACTGCGGTGCGGGTGCCGATACTTAGGGTTTCGAATTTCAAGGGCGGGACGCCGGAGATGGTCGAGGAGTGCTATGGGGTGCTGGTGCTGGTCCTGCCATTGGGCAGGGGTAGGGACTGGGCCCTGCACGAGCTGGAGATCATCGAGGTGGTTGCTGATCAGGTCGCCGTCGCGCTGTCTCATGCTGCGGTCCTGGAGGAGTCAGTGCGGATGAGGGAGAAGCTGATGGAGCAGAACATGGTGCACCAGCGGGCCAGGCAGGAGGTGCTGCTGGCGAGAGAGGCACGGGATGCGTTCAAGAAGGTGATAAGCCAGGAGATGGCAGCTCCGTCCCGGTCCATCACAGCCATCCTTTCTTGCCTGGAGCATGATGATCTGCGCCCTGATCAGCAGGCCGTCGTGGACGTCATGATGAAAAGCAGCCTCCTTTTATCCACTTACATTGAGGATGTTGCGGATGTTTCAAATATGGTCGACAGTAGATTGGAGCTTGAATCTCGTCCATTTAGCCTCCATTCGATGCTAAGGGATGTAATCAATATATTGAAGCTTTGGTGCACTTTCCGGGGCGTGTGTTTTGATTTTGATGTCCCGAAGGACACGCCTGATTGTGTGGTTGGGGACGATAAGCGGGTTGTTCAGGCAGTCTTGTTCATGGTTGGGAATGTGGTGCTTTATGGTGATCCAGGGAATGTTATTCTCCGACTGTGTGTATTGGGTGGGCCTGATCCTAAGTACTTAGCATGGAAGCGATCTATGGGTGATgattttgtatggttgagattcGAGGTCAGCAGAATTGATTCAGAAGAAGATGTGTCAAGCTTAGTGATGCAGAAGGATGGGGAGTACAGTGGTTGGACCGTTGCTCATGGTCTTAGTTTCACCATTTGCAAGAAGCTAGCTGAG CTCATGCATGGGACCGTAACTGCTTTACCAACCCCTGAAGGTCATCACAGGAATATAAACATGACAATCAGATTACAGCTCAGACGATCGCAGGGTGGTACTATTCAGTCAAAGTATCCTCATCATGAAACTTCTGGTTTCTTATTCAAAGGAATGGATATCCTTCTTGCAGACGGTGACAGTTTCAACCAATCCATCACAAGGAAGCTTCTCGAGAAAATGGGTTGTCATCTATTCGTTGCGTCGTCTTGGTATGAGTGCCTGGATACCCTCCATCAAAATGTTGGCGAATTTCATCTGCTGCTAATTGACCTCAACATGCTTGAGGAAAGCATCCACGAGATGTCCGCTCGTGTAAGGAAATTACAGTCTGGAAGTTGGCGTTTGATCATTGGATTGACGTTGAAAGCTAATCAGGAGATCCGAGATCGATGTCGTCAAAATGGGATTCATGGGGTTATCTGCAAGCCAGTTGTATTGCAAGAGATGGAAGACGAGCTGCAGAGGATCATTCAACACGGGGGGCAGTTGCCTGGCCCTCTTCTTCATGGTAGTGACCCACAGAGTTAG